From a region of the Criblamydia sequanensis CRIB-18 genome:
- a CDS encoding sugar transferase, with product MNLDTVTDRFSCKDELKKADLFLTECFKVKHIFIKRVFDLSFSLLALFFLSPLLLLIALLIKLTSKGPIFFLQERIGRGGKPFICYKFRTMYADAEFRLSDLLNSCSLLKKEWEDSRKLKKDPRITTLGHLLRKTSLDELPQFFNVLKGDLSVVGPRPVVKDEIISYFGEKAYKILSIRPGITGIWQVSGRNDTSYDERIAMDEKYVDTRTFLLDLKLIIKTVYKVFNPSGAY from the coding sequence ATGAACCTAGACACAGTAACCGATCGATTTTCTTGCAAAGACGAGCTCAAAAAAGCTGATTTATTCTTAACGGAATGTTTTAAAGTTAAACACATTTTCATTAAGCGAGTGTTTGACTTATCTTTTAGTCTGCTCGCTCTTTTTTTTCTGTCCCCGTTACTTTTGTTAATTGCCTTATTGATTAAATTGACCTCTAAAGGGCCCATCTTCTTTCTACAAGAACGTATAGGAAGAGGGGGAAAGCCTTTTATCTGCTATAAATTTAGAACCATGTATGCCGACGCTGAATTTCGGCTTTCTGATTTATTAAATTCTTGCTCGCTTCTTAAAAAAGAATGGGAAGATAGTCGAAAATTGAAAAAAGATCCTCGAATAACAACGCTTGGACACCTTCTTCGCAAAACTTCTTTAGATGAACTTCCCCAATTTTTTAACGTCTTGAAAGGGGATTTAAGTGTGGTAGGACCAAGACCTGTTGTCAAAGATGAAATCATTTCTTACTTCGGCGAAAAAGCCTATAAAATTTTATCCATCCGTCCCGGAATTACGGGCATTTGGCAAGTTTCAGGAAGAAACGACACTTCTTATGATGAGAGGATTGCTATGGATGAAAAATATGTCGATACAAGAACTTTTCTTTTGGATCTCAAATTAATTATAAAAACTGTCTATAAAGTTTTTAATCCAAGCGGAGCCTATTAG
- a CDS encoding polyprenyl synthetase family protein yields the protein MEKLIEKKMSLDEKRALINARLSELVPETSKEHALLFESARYSLLGGGKRLRPLLMLSVTEAYGLDCTYGLDAACVLEMIHTYSLIHDDLPCMDDDDLRRGQPTLHKKVGEAIALLAGDYLLTHSFEVLSKMADVSSDKKVALIQNLAKAGGGFGMIGGQVMDMESECKRKLSLEELNVLHQKKTGALIICSLLFGGILADAKDADLQILLNFGRCLGAVFQIIDDVIDVTESTSTLGKTALSDVSNNKLTYVSLLGVEKSLEKAKEYQTEGLKYLDEMSIDTESLRLIADSFITRKC from the coding sequence ATGGAAAAGTTGATCGAAAAAAAGATGTCTTTAGACGAAAAACGAGCTCTTATTAATGCAAGGCTTTCAGAACTTGTCCCGGAAACTTCTAAAGAGCATGCCCTATTATTTGAATCCGCAAGGTATTCCTTGCTTGGCGGTGGAAAGCGGCTAAGGCCTCTTTTGATGCTCTCTGTTACAGAGGCCTATGGTTTAGATTGTACTTATGGGTTGGATGCTGCTTGCGTTCTTGAAATGATCCATACCTATTCTTTAATTCATGATGATTTACCTTGCATGGACGATGATGACTTAAGGCGCGGACAACCTACTTTGCATAAGAAGGTGGGTGAAGCGATTGCATTACTTGCAGGGGATTATTTGCTCACTCATAGTTTTGAAGTTTTATCTAAGATGGCGGATGTTTCATCCGACAAAAAAGTCGCTCTTATTCAAAATCTTGCTAAGGCAGGAGGTGGCTTTGGAATGATAGGGGGTCAAGTGATGGATATGGAATCCGAGTGTAAACGGAAGCTTTCCTTAGAGGAATTAAATGTCCTCCATCAAAAGAAAACAGGCGCTCTTATTATCTGTTCTTTACTTTTTGGAGGAATTCTTGCTGATGCGAAAGACGCTGACTTGCAAATTCTTCTAAACTTTGGCAGGTGTTTAGGAGCTGTTTTTCAAATCATTGATGATGTTATAGATGTAACCGAGTCTACCTCTACCCTTGGTAAGACGGCTCTTTCTGATGTCAGCAATAATAAACTTACTTATGTATCGCTTCTCGGTGTTGAAAAAAGTCTTGAAAAGGCAAAGGAATACCAGACGGAAGGATTAAAATACCTTGATGAAATGAGTATAGACACGGAATCTTTGCGATTGATAGCGGATAGTTTTATCACTCGGAAATGTTAA